Genomic segment of Myxococcus stipitatus:
CGCGCCTCGAGAGGCCTGCACAGCGCCGAGCCCCTGCCCGCGCCGCGTCCTCCCAGCCGCCCGCCCGCGCCACCGTCCCGCGCGCGCGCCGAGGAGGACGAGTCCATGCACCCGCCCGAGCCGCCCCCCGAGAGTTTCCTGGGGATGCTCTGGTGGAAGGTGAAGGGCCCGCGCTGACTAGAAGGTCAGGCCCCCGCCCACGAAGGGACCGTGCAGCCGGTCCTGGTGGGCCTCGCCGTCGAGGCTCCCCAGGTCATCCAGGAGGAAGCCCCGCCAGCCGCCTCGCAGCACGAGACCTCCCAGGTGCAGCGCCAGCCCCGCGGAGGCATCGACCTGGAGATACGGCACGGGCGTGAGCTGCACCCTCGCCTCCACGTCCAGCGGCCCCACGACACACGCCTCCACCGCGAGCGCCAGGCTGGGCCCGACGAACGTCGCATCCGGCGCCCGCGCCGTGCTCACGCCCGCCTCCGCGCGCAGCCGCACGGCCTCATGCACGAGGAGGGCGTAGGTCAGGTGCGCCTCCACCAGCGTGAGGTCGTCCTCCCCTTCCCCACCGTCATCGCGAGGCAGCGACATCAGCGCCACGTGCCCCTCCACGCCGAAGCGTCGGCCCTCCAGCGCGATGAACAGGTCCGTGCCGCGCCCCTCGTCCCGCAGGAACACCTTCTGCGCGCCCGTCCGGAAGGACAGCGGCACCGCGTGACGTCGCTCGGCGCTCACGCCCGTGTCGGGCTCGTCCGACGACAGGTGCGTGCCGGAGGTGGCGATGGTCTCGATGGCCCCCGACAGAATCACGCCCAGCAGGCTGCCCACCACCTCACCGCCCAGCTCCGCCAGGGGCTCCGTGCAGCAGCCTCCGGAGTCCGGCTGGGACGGCTTCTCGGTCTCGGGCGCGTCGTCATCGCCGTCATCATCCTCGACGCCGATGGGCGTGGCCTCGTGGGTGTCCGGGTCCGCGCTGGAGCCATGGCGAGGCTTGGTGTCGTCCGAGTCGGAGCGCTTCCCGAAGCGCGCCTCCGCGCCGGGGGACACCAGCAGCCCGACGGCCAGGAGCCTCGCGCACCACGACGTCATCGATGAAGACACGCCCCCTGCTCCTCTCCCATCGCGGTGGCTCGCCCGCGAAGGCTGACTCACACGCGAACCGCCGGCCCTTTCACTCCCTAGTCCGCTGACAGGGCCCGAAGCGTCGCGCGCGCCTGGCCTTCATCAGCGACCACGCCCACCACCCACCGCTGGAGACAACCCCTGAACTCTTCTTTTAGCGCATCCACCGTCACCGCTTGGAGATACGCCGGACGCCGCGCCAGCGACTCAGGGGTGAAGCCTCGCACACGCGCCACCAGGAGCGCCTCCACCCACTGGGCCGAGGAGATGAAGTCCACCGCCTGCTTCGCGAGTCGCCGCGAGCGGGCCCGCTCCAGCTCCGCCGCGTCCAGGTGCTCGGCCAGGCTGGTGAACGCGGCCTGCACCTCCTTGGCGCTCTGCACCAGGAGCCGCGAGTCCACCACGCCTTCCACCAGGAGGTGGGACGCCCCACCCCGGCCCACCCACGCCCGCGAGCTGAAGCCATACGAGGCCCCCTGTCGTGAGCGCACCTGGTCGAACGTCCGCATCGACAGCAGCTCCGCCATCAACGCGTACCGCGCCTCCGCCTCGGGCGTGGCCGTGGGCAGGCGGCACGCGACCTGGAGGCGGCTCTGGCTGGCGCCGGGGCGGGTGATGGACAGCGGAGAGAGCGGACCTGGGGCGGGCAGCGGCGGAGCGACGGGCACCTTCACCGCCGTCGGGGCGCCGTGCCTCCAGCTCCCCAGCAGCTCATGCACCAGCGGCTCCACCGTCCGCGGGTCGAACTCGCCGGCGATGACCACCACGGTGTTGGCCGGGCGGTACACCTCCCGAATCCACGCGCGGGCCTCGCCGTCCGACACATTCTCCAGCTCCTCGCCCTTCACGACGTATCCGTAGACGTGGTCCCCGTAGAGGGCCCGCATCAGCTCGCGCGTCGCGCGCTCCCGCGGCTCCGAGTCCAGCATCTTGAGCCACGGCACCACCTGCTCCTGGAGGTAGATCACCGACCCCAAGGAGGTGCGCGTGGAGGAGAGCTGCTCGGCCAGCACCGCCAGGATGTTGCCGATGTTGCCCGACGTCCCCGACATCTCGAAGCGCTGGTGGTCGCGACGCATGTCGCTCCAGGAATGCAGTCCCCAGTGGCTCTCGTCCCCCGCGAACGACGACTCGCGGTACGCCCCCAGGCGGGCCATCTCCGCCACACCCGGCTTCGCGCCATACGTGGCGCCGCCGGCCAGCACCGCGCCTACCCGCACCACCGGCAGGCCGGGCCTGGGCACCAGCAGCACCTCCATCCCGTTGTCGAGCTTCAGCGACCGCACGGGCGAGGACAGGGCTGACAGCATCGACGGGGTGATGCGCCCCGTGGGCATCTCCGAGGAGAGCTCCGGCAGCGCCGCCGCGGGCGCCGACACTGTCGTGCTCCCCTGTCCTCCCGGCCGGACCAGGACGGTGTGCGCGCTCGCGCGCTGGAGCCACTGGTAGGCGAAGTCCGTCAGCTTGCCGCCATCCAGGGACAGCAGCGCCTTCTGCATGCGCGAGTAGGCTCGGGCATCCAGCATGAAGTGCGTCAGCTCCGCGCGCCGCGTGGTGCGCGCCAGGAGGTCCTCGGACTCCAGCACCATGCCCGTCACGACGCCGCGCCGCAGGGTCTGGAACTCGTTCTCCCGCCCCAACACGCCCTTGGGATGAACGAACTGGGCCCACGTCGAATAGACGCGGTCCAGCACCCGCTCCGCCGTCCGCCGAGGGGAGTCCCCCTGGAACAGCGCCACGCGGACCACCAGCATCGAGGCCCGCGTCCCCGACACCAACCGCGTGGACACCGAGGCGATGTCCGGGTCCGCGCGCTGCGCGCCCCACATGCTCCGCTCCATGCTCATCCGCACGAAGTCGTGCATGGCGCTGGCCTCGTCGAACGAGCGGGGCAGCACCCACGAGATGATGAGCTCCGGGAAGTTCACCGTGGACTCGTGCTCCATGAGCATGAGCGAGGCGGCCCGCGGTACGTGCTCGGGCTTCGACACGTCGGGCACGCGCGGCGTCAGCGCCAGGGGAACGCCCGGCACCATCCACTCCGGGGGCAGGTTGTCCAGCAGCACCGCCTCCACCTCCACCAGGTCCAGGTCTCCCGCGATGACGATGGTGACGTTGTCCGGGCGGTAGTGGCGCCGCGCGAAGCGCTGGGCCTCCGCGAGGGTGATGGCCGACAGGGACGCATGGGTGCCATTGACGGGCCGCCAGTACGACTGCTCCGAGGACTGGGCCGCCGCGCTCATCACGGTGGAGTCCTCCTTCGTGAAGGCCGCCTCGCTGCTCTCGCGCAGCTCGTTGCGGACCACCTCGCGCTCCACCGCGAAGACCTCGGGCGTGACACCCGCGAGCGGAGCCGACAGGCGCTGGCCCTCCAGCCGCACCAGCGCGGCCAGCGACTCCTTGGGCGCCACCGTCTGGTAGGCCGTGTAGTCCAGGCTGGTGATGGCGTTGACGTGGCCCGCGCCCAGCTCCTCCATGCGCGTCCACACCGACGCGCTGCCCACATGGCGCGAGCGGAAGGCCAGGTGCTCCACCAGATGCGCCATCCCCTCCTGCCCCGCCGGGTCGCTGGCCCCGCCCGTGCCCACCACCGCGACCATCGCCACCATCGGCGCGCGCGAGTCCTGCTCCACCACCACGCGCAGCCCCGAGGGCATGCGGAAGTCGCGCAGGGGGAAGGAGACGTCACGCATCACCACCTGGCCTCGCTGAGGCAGGGTGGTGCACGCCCCCAGCAAGGAGGCGAGGAGAACGACCAGGGCCGTCAACCTCCCGTGCCGCGGAGGATGCCCAGCATTTGACTGATAGAACATGGATCGAGGGAATCCAGGGGACCTGGGGACATGCTGCCACAGGTGGCCCTGGGCCCAAGCGAGGACTTCGGGGCTCAGGCCGTGCTTCCCACGGCGGCGGCCACGTGCTGACTGCCCCAGCGCGCCACGCCCAGGATGGTCTCCATGGGGTTGACGCCCAGGGCGGTGGGGAACACCGAGCCGTCCACGATGAAGAGGTTGTCCAGGTCCCAGTAGCGCAGCGTGCTGTCCACCACGCTCGTCTGGGGGCTGCCGCCCATCGCGCAGCCGCCCATCTGGTGGGCGCTCACGACCGAGCACTCGAGCGGTGAGTAGGGCGCGCGGTCGAGCAGCGCGATGTCCTTCTCGCCGCGCATCACCACCGGGCGGGAGTGAGGGCTCATCACCTGCTCGGCCCCCGCGGCGAACTGGATGCGCGCGGACACCTTGAGCGCCTCGCGGAAGCCCTCCCAGTGGAAGTCCCGGAGGGGGTAGCGGACCTTGAAGCGGGTGTACTCGCTGGCATCCCGCAGCGCCACGGTGCCACCTTCGTCCCCCGGGTGCACGC
This window contains:
- a CDS encoding M16 family metallopeptidase: MRDVSFPLRDFRMPSGLRVVVEQDSRAPMVAMVAVVGTGGASDPAGQEGMAHLVEHLAFRSRHVGSASVWTRMEELGAGHVNAITSLDYTAYQTVAPKESLAALVRLEGQRLSAPLAGVTPEVFAVEREVVRNELRESSEAAFTKEDSTVMSAAAQSSEQSYWRPVNGTHASLSAITLAEAQRFARRHYRPDNVTIVIAGDLDLVEVEAVLLDNLPPEWMVPGVPLALTPRVPDVSKPEHVPRAASLMLMEHESTVNFPELIISWVLPRSFDEASAMHDFVRMSMERSMWGAQRADPDIASVSTRLVSGTRASMLVVRVALFQGDSPRRTAERVLDRVYSTWAQFVHPKGVLGRENEFQTLRRGVVTGMVLESEDLLARTTRRAELTHFMLDARAYSRMQKALLSLDGGKLTDFAYQWLQRASAHTVLVRPGGQGSTTVSAPAAALPELSSEMPTGRITPSMLSALSSPVRSLKLDNGMEVLLVPRPGLPVVRVGAVLAGGATYGAKPGVAEMARLGAYRESSFAGDESHWGLHSWSDMRRDHQRFEMSGTSGNIGNILAVLAEQLSSTRTSLGSVIYLQEQVVPWLKMLDSEPRERATRELMRALYGDHVYGYVVKGEELENVSDGEARAWIREVYRPANTVVVIAGEFDPRTVEPLVHELLGSWRHGAPTAVKVPVAPPLPAPGPLSPLSITRPGASQSRLQVACRLPTATPEAEARYALMAELLSMRTFDQVRSRQGASYGFSSRAWVGRGGASHLLVEGVVDSRLLVQSAKEVQAAFTSLAEHLDAAELERARSRRLAKQAVDFISSAQWVEALLVARVRGFTPESLARRPAYLQAVTVDALKEEFRGCLQRWVVGVVADEGQARATLRALSAD